From Neosynechococcus sphagnicola sy1, one genomic window encodes:
- a CDS encoding CRISPR-associated endonuclease Cas2, protein MGQWIQYSECECDLSTTQYARLQARLSKLINPDQNSICLFFICSCCQNKVERIGGAMHRDEEGFFV, encoded by the coding sequence CTGGGCCAATGGATTCAGTACAGTGAGTGTGAGTGTGACCTGAGCACGACTCAATATGCCAGACTACAGGCAAGATTGAGTAAGCTGATTAATCCCGATCAAAATAGTATTTGTCTCTTTTTCATCTGCAGTTGCTGCCAGAATAAAGTTGAGCGCATTGGTGGAGCAATGCACCGAGATGAGGAAGGTTTTTTTGTTTAG
- the cas2 gene encoding CRISPR-associated endonuclease Cas2 — protein MYVVISYDIPEVKRRNKIHKVLKSYGQWQKC, from the coding sequence ATGTATGTTGTTATCTCCTACGATATTCCAGAAGTTAAGCGCCGCAATAAAATCCACAAAGTATTGAAGTCTTATGGCCAATGGCAGAAATGTTGA
- a CDS encoding CRISPR-associated endonuclease Cas1 — protein MKSILIQKRTCRYYSESMFVMVVDAVVLSGINRRTLSPKDFTSEPMSKAVSLTGEGLRIFLRLYEQKKQSKFRYSVLQTQCTFQKAFEIQARLLAIYLMGETEKYPP, from the coding sequence ATGAAATCTATCTTAATACAGAAAAGGACTTGCAGGTATTACTCGGAATCGATGTTTGTTATGGTGGTAGATGCTGTTGTCCTCAGTGGGATTAATCGTCGAACCCTCTCCCCAAAAGACTTTACTTCAGAGCCTATGAGTAAAGCTGTATCCCTAACGGGGGAAGGGTTGCGCATCTTCCTACGGCTGTATGAGCAGAAGAAGCAATCCAAGTTCAGGTATTCAGTTCTCCAGACTCAATGTACCTTTCAGAAAGCGTTTGAAATTCAGGCGCGGCTGTTGGCTATATATTTGATGGGTGAAACCGAGAAGTATCCCCCCTGA